Proteins encoded by one window of Nasonia vitripennis strain AsymCx chromosome 5, Nvit_psr_1.1, whole genome shotgun sequence:
- the LOC100120102 gene encoding protein drumstick isoform X2 — protein MFAIMPMETEGHGREFGRRQKMRAKCTVEFVCKYCQRRFTKPYNLMIHERSHKDDVTFTCEVCGKSFKRQDNLKQHRCGWR, from the exons ATGTTCGCGATAATGCCGATGGAGACAGAGGGGCACGGCAGGGAGTTCGGCCGCCGGCAGAAGATGCGTGCCAAATGCACCGTTGAGTTCGTCTGCAAGTACTGCCAGAGACGCTTCACCAAGCCCTACAACCTCATGATACACGAGCGCAGCCACAAGGACGACGTGACCTTCACCTGCGAGGTCTGCGGCAAGTCCTTTAAGCGCCAGGACAACCTCAAACAGCACAG ATGTGGGTGGCGGTGA
- the LOC100120102 gene encoding protein drumstick isoform X1, with product MFAIMPMETEGHGREFGRRQKMRAKCTVEFVCKYCQRRFTKPYNLMIHERSHKDDVTFTCEVCGKSFKRQDNLKQHRSIHSVPYKGSNGYSNGYSNGYSRY from the exons ATGTTCGCGATAATGCCGATGGAGACAGAGGGGCACGGCAGGGAGTTCGGCCGCCGGCAGAAGATGCGTGCCAAATGCACCGTTGAGTTCGTCTGCAAGTACTGCCAGAGACGCTTCACCAAGCCCTACAACCTCATGATACACGAGCGCAGCCACAAGGACGACGTGACCTTCACCTGCGAGGTCTGCGGCAAGTCCTTTAAGCGCCAGGACAACCTCAAACAGCACAG GAGCATACACTCCGTTCCCTACAAGGGTTCCAACGGCTACTCGAATGGCTATTCGAATGGCTACTCTAGGTACTAG
- the LOC100120102 gene encoding protein drumstick isoform X3, whose protein sequence is MFAIMPMETEGHGREFGRRQKMRAKCTVEFVCKYCQRRFTKPYNLMIHERSHKDDVTFTCEVCGKSFKRQDNLKQHR, encoded by the coding sequence ATGTTCGCGATAATGCCGATGGAGACAGAGGGGCACGGCAGGGAGTTCGGCCGCCGGCAGAAGATGCGTGCCAAATGCACCGTTGAGTTCGTCTGCAAGTACTGCCAGAGACGCTTCACCAAGCCCTACAACCTCATGATACACGAGCGCAGCCACAAGGACGACGTGACCTTCACCTGCGAGGTCTGCGGCAAGTCCTTTAAGCGCCAGGACAACCTCAAACAGCACAGGTGA